CAAAAATTAAGTTTAAAATTTTACTCCAACCGTAAATCGGGAGAAATTATTTCACGTGTGATTCATGATGTAGAACAGACGAAAAACTTCATTATTACAGGAATGATGAATATTTGGTTAGACATGTTCACGATTGTTGTAGCAATTATAATTATGTTTACGATGGATATATGGCTGACATTGATCGCGATTTCTCTCCTTCCATTTTACGGTTTCGCGATTAAATATTTTTACAGTCGATTACGAATGTTAACAAGGCAGCGTTCTCAAGCATTAGCTGAAGTTCAAAGTCATTTACATGAACGACTGCAAGGGATGAACGTGATTCGAAGCTTTGCTTTAGAGGATCATGAGCAAAAACAATTCAATAAGCAAAATGATAACTTCTTAGCCAGAGCCCTTGATCATACACGTTGGAATGCGAAAACTTTTGCTGTAGTAAATACGATAACAGACCTTGCACCAGTTTTAGTCATTGGAGCAGCAGGTGCACTTGTCATTCAGACGAACTTAACCGTCGGTACGATGGTCGCTTTCGTGGCATACATGGACCGTCTTTATAACCCTCTACGTAGACTCATTAACTCTTCGACTACACTAACACAATCGATCGCTTCGATGGATCGTGTTTTTGAACTTGTTGATGAAAAATATGATATTGAAGATAAACACGGGGCCGTTCCTTACCGTTTTCCGAAGGGCGAAGTTATCTTTGATCAAGTAAGCTTTAGTTATGATGAAGATGAAACGATATTAAAAAATATGAGCTTCACCGTTCAAGGTGGCGAAACAGTTGCGATTGTTGGTATGAGTGGCGGAGGGAAAAGTACAATTATGGGTTTAATCCCACGCTTTTATGATGTAACAAATGGGCGAATTCTTATCGATGGAAAGGACGTTCGTGATTATGAAGTCCGTTCACTTCGCGACAGAATTGGCATGGTTTTACAAGATAACGTCATTTTTAGCGACTCCGTGAAGTTTAATATTTTAATGGGGCGACCTGATGCAACAGATGAAGAGGTTGTCGAAGCAGCCAAAGCGGCCAATGCACACGAGTTCATTTTGGACTTGCCAGAAGGGTATGATACAAATATCGGAGAGCGTGGTGTAAAGCTGTCGGGTGGGCAAAAACAAAGAATTGCGATAGCACGAGTGTTTTTAAAAAGCCCGGAAATTCTTATTTTTGATGAAGCGACAAGCTCATTAGACTTAGAAAGTGAGCATTTAATTCAACAGTCATTATTCCGCTTAGCGGAAAACCGAACGACTTTCATTGTTGCGCACCGTCTATCAACAATTACCCATGCAGATCGAATCCTTGTCATTGATCACGGCGAATTAGTGGAAATGGGTACACACGATGAATTGATGCGAAAAGAAGGCGCGTATCACCGCCTCTTCCAAGTTCAACAATTAAATTAACGAGAAAAAACAGAGGTCAATTTGCGACCTCTGTTTTCTTAATAGTCTAGGAAATTATAAAATATGTGCTTGTGGATAAATTTCTAGCTAGTGGTTACGTCTAGCTTCAGCGACGAGCGTTACTTCTCAGAGGTACTTCGAGTTGTCTCGACGGATAAATCTTCGAAGGAAAGCTAGTAGAGGAAGAGACAGCTACGCGCCTACTTGACTCCTGCGTCACTTCGTTTTACTCGTCGCAAAGCTGCAAGGAAGCAAACTCAATGCCGTAGCTTCGCTCGAGGTCGCTTCGCCCCGTCATTTGAAGTCTTGAGCGACTTTCTTCATGCCGGGCCTCCAGCGCTTGTCGCTCGTGTACAAGGCGCTTGCGCTTTTGTTCTTAAAACTCTTTTTCACTAATATCGACTTCGTTTTCATCTTGATGGAATGTATAAAAGCCATCCATTAACCGGTCTAGGTGTTCTAACTCTTCACTGTACTCAATGATAAGAGCAATCACAGGGAAGAAGTGAATCCATTCATTTCGATCAATTTCAGGTGTTTCATAATATTGCATGAAAACTTCTGTTAATTGTCTTTTCCCGAGACCAACCTCTTCATAAAGCTCATCTGTTGAATGTGGCTTTACCTTCCCGGCATATTTTAGCAAAATTCGTTCATGATAGTTCGTTAAATAATCAAGCTGAGTAATTAAGACTTCTTCCATTTCTTCTGGAAGTTGATTTAACACATTTTCATGCTTGCTTAAACTTCCTAATATTTCCTTGGCTTTTTTTGTACAGTGAATCATTTGGCGGAATAGAACAACTTTTCTCATTCGTGCGTATTCATTTTTACGGAACAAGTTTCGTTCATCTTTATAAAGTGCAAAAATATTATCTACCTTTAACATGTTTTCGCGGATCGTATCTATATCCTTCTTTAACGTTTGGTACTCAGCATCATGGCGAATTAATAGTCGAATCCATTGAATGATTTGCTCGTTAATATTCGTAACCTTATGGTATAGTAGGTTTTCATGCTTTGGTGGAAGAAAAATCATATTTACTATAAATGCTGAAACAACACCAATCATAATTAATAGAAAACGATTTAGTGCAAACGGGATAAATTCATCTGTCGGATTACCCATAATAATAATTGCCGTAACAACTGCCAATGGTATAATGGCTTCTTTATTTAACTTTAAGTGAATGGCGATGACGAGTAAAACGACAACACCGATAACAAATGGTTCGTGTCCGAATGCTAAAACGAAAATGATGGCTAGTCCTGCACTAATGATATTTGCCTGCACTTGATCCCAAATTAATGTAATGCTTTTATGGACGGAAGGCTGTACGGCAAAAAATGCGCCTAACCCAGCGAACGCTGGTGTATCATACCCTAGCCAAATTGCTGCATATAAAGCTAAAGTCACAGCTAAACCTGTTTTAAATATACGGGCTCCAAGCCTCATAGTTTTTCTTAATCCTACCCTTTCAGATCGTGTATTTCCTTTTTTGTAAACGACTTATCATATGAAAGGTTTCACATTTTCCTACTCATTTATTAATGATGTAAGAGCTTTATATCGAGTGTGTTTACTCTTAGGATATAAAATTTGTGTAAACTCTTCCAATGATAAGAAATAGTTGAAGTGATTCGATGGTTATTTTAGGTACTATACACTTGTTTTCAAAAAGTTTCAAGTAGTATTTAATGGATTCAGATTATTCTATATACCCATTTTTGTTGAAAAAATAACGGTAGTGGCATGTCATCTTTGGGTATTTGAAAATTAGCTAAGCCTATGTATGTCTTGCGTGCAAAGGTATGACCTCACGTGCGAAGGTATGACCTCACGTGCGATAATCCCATCTCATGTGCATTCACAACCTCTCGAATATGAGAACTTTATTATAATGACAAAAAAGATGTCAGGCTCATAAGAAGAGCCTGACATCTACGAACATTATTACTCTGTTGAAACAGCTGGGTCTGCTTGTTGTTTAACTGGAACGACTTGTTTAAAGTTTTCACTAGGATTTTTCATCAATTCATCAATGATGGCTGCTTCATCGAATTGCTTCTGTTCGAGAAGTTCTTGATGATATGTCGTTAATAATTCAGTAACATCATCAATACCATTTTTGTTTAATGGCTCTAATGATACTTTCGCCCCTTTTGCAATACGAGTTTTTAGTGCTTTCTCATCTAAGCCCATTTCAGGGTCGTGTCTTAAGTAAACGACACCACCAGTCATACCAGCACAAATCCATGGACCTGGGTCGCCGAGAACGAGGCCGCGCCCATTCGTCATATATTCAAAGGCAAAGCCTTTTAAATTAGCGTGAATGCCCATACCGTATTTACGTCCAGGTTTTAAAGGCTTTTTCAAGCGACCACCGAAAATCATGTCAGCTCCAGATAAGCGGATTCCTGCGCGAGAATCTGCGTTTCCTTGAATAATGAACAACCCTTGTTGAGCTCCATAGGCTGCCCCTTTTCCGACAGAACCGTTGACAAATTCCCCACGACCTCCGATCGATTTGAAAATTTTGAAGCTGCCTCCGAACGATGTTTTTCCGACACCGTCTTGTGCGCCTCCGTCAATGCGAATATTGACACCATCACTGTTATAGGCACCTAAACCGTTTCCTAGGACGGAACCTTTCGTAAAGTTTAGATCGACCTTAGGTAACTCACGATAGGAGCCATCCAGTTTTCCGCGAACGCGGTGGCAAGAGACGCGGCTACCTAATACGCGTTGTTCTGCAGTGACAGCCTCATATGAGCGAGACGTTGTTAATTCTTCAACATTGCCATCTAAATATTCAGCGCCGACTGCAACGGCTAGTTGTGATTCTTCTTCAACGACATGTAGAGGTTCGAATGTCGCTACATCTTGTTCTGGTAATGTCGCAAGCAAATCTGTTAAGTCCATTTGGTCATGACCATGTACTTGCTCTAATAGATCCGAGCGCCCAACAAGCTCTTGCGTGTTTTTAAAACCAAGTGCTGCTGTTAGTGCTTGTAATTCTTCACCAAAAGCGCTGAATAAGTTTTTCAGGCCTTGGACGGCTAGATCGTATTCACGAGGTACAAAACGTCGGAGCCCGTGTTCTTTCGCTTGAGCTTCGGATTCAATTTGTGTGGCGATTCCGACGTGACAAGTGTCTAAGTGACAACCACGGCAAGCTGTACACCCAACAGCAATCATCGATAATGTTCCAAAACCAATTCGGTTTGCACCTAAGAGCATGAGTTTTATAGCATCAGCTGCACTTTTGACACCACCGTCAGCCCAAATTTCAACTTTATGACGTAATCCAGCTTCTAAAAGGGCAAAGTGTGCTGCCTTTACGCCAATTTCGGCAGGGAGGCCGACGTGTTGTAAAGCGTGAACACGTGCTGCACCTGTACCGCCGTCAAAGCCACTTAATGTAATATAATCTGCTCCAGCTTTTGCGATACCGACGGCAATCGTTCCGATGTTTGGTACGATCGGTACCTTTACAGCAACTTTCGCTTGGTCGTTCGCTGTTTTAATTTCGGTAATCATTTGGGCAAGGTCTTCAATCGAATAAATGTCATGGTTGTTTGAAGGTGAAATTAAGTCAGAGCCAGTAGTCGCGTTACGTGCAGCAGCAACTTTTTCTGTTACCTTAGATCCAGGTAAGTGACCACCTTCACCAGGTTTAGCGCCTTGACCAATTTTTATTTCTAATAAGTTTGATGAGTTTAACAGTTCAACGTTTACACCAAATCGTCCTGATGCAATTTGTTGGCCTCGTGTATTCGGATATTTTCCAAGCATATCTTTAATTTCGCCGCCTTCTCCGTTAAAGCTGATCATATTCAGCTGATCAGCAGCTTCGGCATATGCACGGAAGGCCACTTCGTTTTGTGAGCCAAACGACATTGAACTAATCATAAATGGTAAATCATGATTTTTTACCCCGACATTGACGTCTTCTTTAATAACTTTCGAATCCACTTGTTTAAACGATGTTAAGTGGCGAATGTTAATTGGGTTTTTCGCTTCTTGTTCATCTAATTTCTCCCGATAAGCATCGTATCCTGCTTTTCCAGAAGCGAGGTCACCAAGAGACTTCCATAGTCGTGGGAAAATATGAAAGGTCTTTCCAGGGCGCACTTTATCATTTTCAAAGTCTTCTTTACGTTTTAAGCTTTCTTCTTTCATTTTTTCAAAGTTATAGCCTAAGTCTTTGCTAGCTAAGAAGTTTACAATATTTAAACGATCAGCAATTTCTTCGTTTAATCCGATGGAAGAAAAGAGTCTTCCATATCCACGAAGTTCATGGATACCGATTGTTGAGATAATTTTTTCTAAGCCTTTATTTAATGCGCTATACAACTTTGTTGCAGGCTTCGTATCTTCATCAACAACCGTTGCGAACATAATGTATGGATGGATGATGTCAGCACCAAGTCCAAATGCAACGGCAATATCGTGTAAAGATCGAATACTCCCAGAACGAAGTACAATTGACCCTAAACGACGTTTCTCTTTCTTTGTAAGCTCTTGATCTAACGTTGATACAGCTAAATGGGGGTCAAGCCAATAATGATCCTCCTCATGTGTACCATCATCATCAAGAACAAGTAAAGTTTTACCATTTTCTAACGCCTCTGAAGCTTCGTTAACAAGTCTTTGTAACGATGTTTTAACATCTTCATGTTCGAGCCTGACCATTGAGAGGGTATGAACTTCATTCGTTTGTCGGTAGCGTTTAAGTAATCCTTCGTAAGAAAGTTGGCCGTATTTTTCCTCTAAGGTTTTTCCAGACATTGCTTCTGCAACGACCGGTGAGTCGAGTTGTAAAATGGTACTCAAAGGTTCCTTTCCAAATAAGGCAGGGCGTTTCCCAATAACAACGCGTGTTGAGAAATGCTCCATTTCTCGGTCTCTATCAATGGCAGGGTTTGTGACAACCGCAACACTCTCTTTAATAAAGTCAGAAATGTTTTGTCTACCTGGGTGCATCGCGGCGAGCGGAGCATCGTGACCTAATGAACGGATCGGTTCAGCTCCTTTGTCTGCCATCTGTTCAATTAACTGAATATGTTCACGATCCCAACCATTTGCTGCATAAACAGAAGGTGGGACATTTAGCTGAAACTGAATTGTGTCAGCTGGACTAGTAATCTCTGTATTTAATCGTTTATTTGCTCCGTCAATTGGTAGTTTTGAAGACATACGCTCGTAAACTTCTTCTTGAAGTTCATCATGCCAATATACTTCAATTGTTCCTTGTTCATTTCGAGACAGACCTACTTTTTCACCTGGAGCGAATGGTTTTGGCTCAGATAAATAGTGATCTGATGTAAAGATTCCTTGTTCTGATGAGAAAATGTAGCTTGATTCTGTTTCAAGCATCCAAACAGGGCGTAACCCAAGTGAATCAACACTAAAAACAGCTTCATTACCTAAGCGTGAAATGATCCCCGCTGGACCTTGGGCGAAATGTCCCCAAGCCTCGCGAATATACGTAAATAAATCTTGTAACTGCTCAGGATAATGCTTGATTTCATTTATGATTGGCGGGAATAAGATTTCCATCGCTTCAAAAAGTGATAGTTCATGTTTTGAAACAAATGTATCGATCACACGGTTTAAATCTTGAGAGTCACTTCCTCCGTCAACAAGAGGAACGCCAATCATATTTGCTTCATCACGAAGCTTTGCAATTGTATTGATCTCCCCGTTATGACCGATGACACTAAACGGTTGAACGCGGAAAAAATTCGAAAGTGTATTCGTTGAATAACGATTATGTCCTAATGTTGTTGTGGATGCCACATTTTTGTTTGCTAAGTCATTATAATAATTTGGCAAAATGTCTCCGCCGCCCATCACTTTATATACGGCATGTTCGTGGCTGAGAGAAGCGACATGTACGGCAGGATTCTTTTCAAAATCAATCGTTAATTCAAAAAGAAGTGCGCGTAATGATGTCATCGACATGTCTTTGTCGCCAACTAACGCCACTTGCCAAAAAGTAGGCTCGTGTTTTTTAGCAATTGGCCCTAGTGCTTCTCGGTTTGTTTCGGAATCACTTTCAAAAATAAGAGTAAGTCCTTTTTCGGCAAAGTTTTGTTTCATGTTAGTTTTGTATGTTTCTACATCTGTTCCTTGCTCAATAAAAATGTGTCCGACAGTAAATGATGGGTGATTAACAAGTGTTGGATCACGGTCATATTGTTCAAGCTTTTCTTTCCAAAGAAGCCTTGGAATGTCAATGTGAATTCCTACGCCATCACCTTCCTCGTTAATAAATCCGGCACGGTGATTCATTTTAATAAGTGCATCAATCGTATTGTCGATATTTTCTTTTGTAGGGATA
The Bacillus shivajii DNA segment above includes these coding regions:
- a CDS encoding ABC transporter ATP-binding protein; its protein translation is MDSIKRYLQFVKPYWKEIIGTVIIGMLKFGIPLVIPLILKYVIDDIIGAAHLTSDEKLTQLYWLMGIVLFIFIVFRPPIEYYRQYFAQWIGSKVLYDIREKLFTHLQKLSLKFYSNRKSGEIISRVIHDVEQTKNFIITGMMNIWLDMFTIVVAIIIMFTMDIWLTLIAISLLPFYGFAIKYFYSRLRMLTRQRSQALAEVQSHLHERLQGMNVIRSFALEDHEQKQFNKQNDNFLARALDHTRWNAKTFAVVNTITDLAPVLVIGAAGALVIQTNLTVGTMVAFVAYMDRLYNPLRRLINSSTTLTQSIASMDRVFELVDEKYDIEDKHGAVPYRFPKGEVIFDQVSFSYDEDETILKNMSFTVQGGETVAIVGMSGGGKSTIMGLIPRFYDVTNGRILIDGKDVRDYEVRSLRDRIGMVLQDNVIFSDSVKFNILMGRPDATDEEVVEAAKAANAHEFILDLPEGYDTNIGERGVKLSGGQKQRIAIARVFLKSPEILIFDEATSSLDLESEHLIQQSLFRLAENRTTFIVAHRLSTITHADRILVIDHGELVEMGTHDELMRKEGAYHRLFQVQQLN
- a CDS encoding FUSC family protein, whose amino-acid sequence is MRLGARIFKTGLAVTLALYAAIWLGYDTPAFAGLGAFFAVQPSVHKSITLIWDQVQANIISAGLAIIFVLAFGHEPFVIGVVVLLVIAIHLKLNKEAIIPLAVVTAIIIMGNPTDEFIPFALNRFLLIMIGVVSAFIVNMIFLPPKHENLLYHKVTNINEQIIQWIRLLIRHDAEYQTLKKDIDTIRENMLKVDNIFALYKDERNLFRKNEYARMRKVVLFRQMIHCTKKAKEILGSLSKHENVLNQLPEEMEEVLITQLDYLTNYHERILLKYAGKVKPHSTDELYEEVGLGKRQLTEVFMQYYETPEIDRNEWIHFFPVIALIIEYSEELEHLDRLMDGFYTFHQDENEVDISEKEF
- a CDS encoding glutamate synthase-related protein, with protein sequence MKNKNKLIENFQGALKEEHDSCGIVSFIEKENIPTKENIDNTIDALIKMNHRAGFINEEGDGVGIHIDIPRLLWKEKLEQYDRDPTLVNHPSFTVGHIFIEQGTDVETYKTNMKQNFAEKGLTLIFESDSETNREALGPIAKKHEPTFWQVALVGDKDMSMTSLRALLFELTIDFEKNPAVHVASLSHEHAVYKVMGGGDILPNYYNDLANKNVASTTTLGHNRYSTNTLSNFFRVQPFSVIGHNGEINTIAKLRDEANMIGVPLVDGGSDSQDLNRVIDTFVSKHELSLFEAMEILFPPIINEIKHYPEQLQDLFTYIREAWGHFAQGPAGIISRLGNEAVFSVDSLGLRPVWMLETESSYIFSSEQGIFTSDHYLSEPKPFAPGEKVGLSRNEQGTIEVYWHDELQEEVYERMSSKLPIDGANKRLNTEITSPADTIQFQLNVPPSVYAANGWDREHIQLIEQMADKGAEPIRSLGHDAPLAAMHPGRQNISDFIKESVAVVTNPAIDRDREMEHFSTRVVIGKRPALFGKEPLSTILQLDSPVVAEAMSGKTLEEKYGQLSYEGLLKRYRQTNEVHTLSMVRLEHEDVKTSLQRLVNEASEALENGKTLLVLDDDGTHEEDHYWLDPHLAVSTLDQELTKKEKRRLGSIVLRSGSIRSLHDIAVAFGLGADIIHPYIMFATVVDEDTKPATKLYSALNKGLEKIISTIGIHELRGYGRLFSSIGLNEEIADRLNIVNFLASKDLGYNFEKMKEESLKRKEDFENDKVRPGKTFHIFPRLWKSLGDLASGKAGYDAYREKLDEQEAKNPINIRHLTSFKQVDSKVIKEDVNVGVKNHDLPFMISSMSFGSQNEVAFRAYAEAADQLNMISFNGEGGEIKDMLGKYPNTRGQQIASGRFGVNVELLNSSNLLEIKIGQGAKPGEGGHLPGSKVTEKVAAARNATTGSDLISPSNNHDIYSIEDLAQMITEIKTANDQAKVAVKVPIVPNIGTIAVGIAKAGADYITLSGFDGGTGAARVHALQHVGLPAEIGVKAAHFALLEAGLRHKVEIWADGGVKSAADAIKLMLLGANRIGFGTLSMIAVGCTACRGCHLDTCHVGIATQIESEAQAKEHGLRRFVPREYDLAVQGLKNLFSAFGEELQALTAALGFKNTQELVGRSDLLEQVHGHDQMDLTDLLATLPEQDVATFEPLHVVEEESQLAVAVGAEYLDGNVEELTTSRSYEAVTAEQRVLGSRVSCHRVRGKLDGSYRELPKVDLNFTKGSVLGNGLGAYNSDGVNIRIDGGAQDGVGKTSFGGSFKIFKSIGGRGEFVNGSVGKGAAYGAQQGLFIIQGNADSRAGIRLSGADMIFGGRLKKPLKPGRKYGMGIHANLKGFAFEYMTNGRGLVLGDPGPWICAGMTGGVVYLRHDPEMGLDEKALKTRIAKGAKVSLEPLNKNGIDDVTELLTTYHQELLEQKQFDEAAIIDELMKNPSENFKQVVPVKQQADPAVSTE